From Leptospira venezuelensis, a single genomic window includes:
- a CDS encoding hydroxyacylglutathione hydrolase yields the protein MLEVLRIYTDSPLRNFTYLIREPISQKTLSIDPYDPDQISQVLAKKSWNLDYILNTHEHNDHTCGNDGLFSKYKAKVLAHPAGIGKIPHASHSLEEGEKILESPDGNSYLKVLYTPGHTFAHVCLLQIENGSPYAVFTGDTIFNSGVGNCTRGGDPKILYETVLKEFQNLPGNVRLYPGHDYLKNNLKFSLAINPKNEEAAKALSKAESMKENQEFWTTNFSEERTFNPFFLVFDPKENLVSGIRSKTGNQSLASDPQTLFIALRSLRDKW from the coding sequence ATGTTAGAAGTTCTTAGGATCTATACAGACAGTCCTCTCCGAAATTTTACCTATCTAATCAGAGAACCTATCTCTCAAAAAACTCTTTCAATAGATCCATATGATCCTGACCAGATTTCTCAAGTTTTAGCGAAGAAGTCTTGGAACCTGGATTATATCCTAAACACTCATGAGCATAATGATCATACCTGTGGAAATGATGGACTGTTTTCCAAATATAAAGCCAAGGTGTTAGCACATCCCGCGGGGATCGGAAAGATCCCACATGCTTCTCATTCCTTGGAAGAAGGAGAGAAAATTTTAGAAAGCCCAGACGGTAATTCGTATCTCAAAGTCCTTTATACTCCGGGACATACGTTTGCACATGTATGTCTTTTACAGATAGAAAATGGATCCCCATACGCAGTGTTTACAGGGGACACTATCTTTAATTCAGGCGTGGGAAATTGCACTAGAGGTGGAGATCCAAAAATACTTTACGAAACTGTTCTGAAAGAATTCCAAAATCTTCCGGGAAACGTTAGATTATATCCAGGACATGATTATCTCAAAAACAATCTAAAATTCAGTTTAGCAATTAATCCTAAAAATGAAGAAGCTGCCAAAGCTTTGTCCAAAGCAGAATCGATGAAAGAAAACCAAGAATTTTGGACTACGAATTTTTCGGAAGAAAGGACCTTTAATCCGTTCTTCCTTGTATTTGATCCAAAAGAAAATCTGGTTTCTGGCATACGTAGTAAAACAGGAAATCAGTCCCTGGCTTCTGATCCTCAAACCCTGTTCATTGCTCTACGATCTCTACGTGATAAATGGTAA
- a CDS encoding dihydrolipoyl dehydrogenase, with product MKKYDILVIGSGGGTKLVTPPSKLGYKVAILEKDRLGGTCLNRGCIPSKMLIYPAEILAQAKDVSKFQLEIPGPFSVDFKTLIERVSATVDADSDSIIPAYEKNPNIDFYPHEGRFVENKVVKVNDELLTADRIFIAAGCRPSIPDIPGLAGTPYMTSREALRRTELPKRLLVIGGGYIGLELGFAYSAFGSKTTFIVRNRMLSHEDKDIIDGFEKAFSKREDVRLGTEVKKVDYKDGIFRLECQNSKETYTLEGDALLVATGIKPNTDWLDLQHTDIQTDEKGYIKTNEYFETTANGVYALGDIIGKYFFRHSVNFEGEFLFNTLYLDELRTPVEYPPVPHSVFTHPQVAAVGKTEQQLKEEGVEYISAINPYSSSATGMARLSEDQFVKILVSPKTRKVLGAHILGDEASNLVHLFILLMTMGGTLDDLLKMIYVHPALPEIARNAARKAREILSSS from the coding sequence ATGAAAAAATATGATATTCTCGTAATAGGCTCTGGTGGAGGGACTAAACTAGTTACTCCTCCTTCTAAACTTGGTTATAAGGTAGCAATTTTAGAAAAAGATCGTTTGGGAGGAACCTGTTTGAACAGGGGTTGTATCCCTTCTAAAATGCTGATATATCCTGCGGAAATATTAGCCCAAGCAAAAGACGTTTCCAAATTTCAGTTAGAAATTCCAGGTCCATTCTCAGTAGATTTTAAAACCTTGATAGAGAGAGTTTCTGCAACAGTAGATGCTGACTCTGATAGCATCATTCCTGCTTATGAAAAAAATCCAAATATAGACTTTTATCCTCACGAAGGAAGATTCGTGGAGAACAAAGTTGTGAAGGTAAACGATGAACTCCTAACTGCAGATCGAATCTTTATCGCGGCAGGTTGTAGACCTTCTATCCCAGATATCCCAGGGCTTGCTGGAACTCCTTATATGACGAGTAGAGAAGCTTTGAGAAGAACTGAACTTCCTAAAAGGCTTTTGGTTATTGGTGGAGGTTATATTGGTCTCGAGCTTGGATTTGCATATTCTGCATTTGGTTCTAAAACCACTTTTATTGTTCGCAACAGAATGCTTTCTCATGAAGATAAAGATATAATAGACGGTTTCGAAAAAGCCTTTTCAAAACGGGAAGATGTTCGTCTTGGCACAGAAGTTAAGAAGGTGGACTATAAAGATGGGATCTTCCGATTAGAATGCCAAAATTCTAAAGAGACCTATACTTTAGAAGGAGACGCTCTCCTCGTGGCGACAGGGATAAAGCCGAATACAGATTGGTTAGACCTCCAACATACAGATATTCAGACAGACGAAAAAGGTTATATCAAAACCAATGAATACTTTGAGACAACAGCAAACGGTGTATATGCTTTAGGAGATATTATAGGAAAGTATTTCTTCCGTCATTCGGTCAACTTTGAAGGAGAATTTCTATTTAACACCCTATATCTAGACGAACTTAGAACTCCGGTCGAATATCCACCAGTTCCCCACTCAGTATTCACCCATCCTCAAGTAGCCGCTGTGGGCAAAACTGAGCAACAATTGAAAGAAGAAGGAGTAGAATATATCTCAGCAATCAATCCATATTCCAGTAGCGCCACCGGAATGGCTAGACTATCCGAAGACCAATTCGTCAAAATATTAGTAAGTCCAAAAACGAGAAAAGTATTAGGAGCTCATATCCTGGGTGATGAGGCTTCCAATCTCGTTCATCTTTTCATACTCCTAATGACCATGGGTGGGACTCTAGATGACTTGCTAAAGATGATTTACGTTCATCCCGCTTTACCTGAAATCGCAAGAAATGCTGCCAGGAAAGCAAGAGAAATCTTAAGCTCTTCCTAA
- a CDS encoding ABC transporter ATP-binding protein: MNKALEIKNLVKTYAGGVQALKGIDLTVDEGDFFALLGPNGAGKSTTIGILSSLVNKTSGEVKIYGADIDTDITLAKSYIGVVPQEFNFNIFERVEQIVANQGGYYGLSRKIAIERTHNYLSQLGLYEKRKESAGRLSGGMKRRLMIARALVHNPKVLILDEPTAGVDIEFRRSLWDFLVKLNESGITIILTTHYLEEAENLCKKIAIIDQGKIVENTSMKELLVKLDSQTFVLDLKQPVPSTIDLNGFHLNKVDDLTLEVDIGKNNSLNELFRLLDKSGIQISSMRNKSNRLEELFLKLVEKKL, from the coding sequence ATGAACAAAGCCTTAGAAATAAAAAATTTGGTAAAGACCTATGCCGGAGGGGTGCAGGCCTTAAAAGGGATTGATCTGACTGTGGACGAGGGGGACTTTTTTGCCCTCTTAGGTCCGAACGGTGCGGGGAAGTCCACTACAATCGGAATCTTAAGTTCCCTAGTAAATAAAACTTCTGGAGAAGTGAAAATTTACGGAGCGGACATAGACACGGACATCACATTAGCAAAATCTTATATTGGCGTGGTTCCTCAAGAATTCAATTTTAATATTTTCGAAAGAGTGGAACAAATAGTGGCGAACCAGGGCGGATATTACGGTCTTTCCAGAAAGATCGCTATTGAAAGAACCCATAACTATTTAAGCCAACTTGGATTATACGAAAAAAGAAAAGAAAGTGCAGGTAGACTCTCAGGCGGAATGAAAAGAAGGCTCATGATTGCAAGGGCCTTAGTTCACAATCCAAAAGTTTTGATCTTAGATGAGCCAACCGCTGGAGTCGATATTGAGTTCAGAAGATCTCTCTGGGATTTCTTAGTAAAACTGAATGAATCCGGCATCACTATCATTCTCACCACACATTATTTGGAAGAAGCGGAGAATCTTTGTAAGAAGATCGCAATTATCGATCAAGGAAAGATTGTAGAGAACACTTCAATGAAAGAACTTCTGGTTAAATTAGATTCTCAGACATTTGTGTTGGATCTAAAACAGCCGGTTCCTTCTACAATTGACCTAAACGGATTTCATTTGAATAAGGTAGATGATCTGACATTAGAAGTAGATATAGGTAAAAATAATTCGTTAAACGAGCTATTCCGACTTTTAGACAAGAGCGGAATTCAAATATCAAGTATGAGAAACAAGTCGAACAGATTGGAGGAATTATTTTTGAAACTAGTGGAGAAAAAACTATGA
- a CDS encoding ABC transporter permease, translating into MNFQEKFNAFSTIVRKETVRILRIWIQTLIPPGITISLYFLIFGKLVGSQIGDVGGHTYIQFIVPGLVMMSVILNAYNNVVSSFFGAKFGKNIEELLVSPTPAYLIVLGYSIGGVIRGVLVGFIVTIVSLFFTELKLYDAGVVIITVALSALMFSMGGFLNALYAKKFDDVTIIPTFILTPLTYLGGVFYSIKMLPEAWQIVSKFNPILYMVNAFRYGFLGVSDIDPLEAITLLVVGTIFLYSLSVFLLSRGFGTRT; encoded by the coding sequence ATGAACTTCCAAGAAAAATTCAACGCATTCTCCACAATCGTTCGGAAAGAAACGGTTCGTATTCTAAGGATCTGGATCCAAACATTAATTCCCCCAGGCATTACAATTTCATTATACTTTTTGATCTTTGGAAAACTGGTGGGATCTCAAATTGGAGATGTAGGAGGTCACACATATATCCAGTTCATCGTTCCTGGACTTGTTATGATGTCAGTGATTTTGAACGCTTACAATAATGTTGTATCTTCTTTCTTTGGAGCAAAATTCGGGAAGAATATTGAAGAACTATTAGTTTCCCCTACTCCGGCTTATCTAATCGTTCTCGGATATTCTATCGGTGGAGTGATCCGAGGAGTTTTAGTTGGTTTTATAGTAACAATCGTCTCCCTATTCTTCACTGAATTAAAATTATACGATGCAGGTGTTGTAATCATAACTGTGGCACTTTCTGCTTTGATGTTCTCCATGGGTGGATTTTTAAATGCGCTTTACGCTAAAAAATTTGACGATGTTACCATAATTCCTACATTTATACTTACTCCTCTTACCTATTTAGGTGGGGTATTCTACTCTATCAAAATGCTTCCGGAAGCATGGCAGATCGTTTCTAAGTTCAATCCTATTCTATACATGGTAAATGCATTCCGTTACGGCTTTTTAGGCGTGAGTGATATTGATCCATTAGAAGCAATTACACTCTTGGTGGTTGGAACAATTTTCCTATATTCACTCTCCGTTTTTTTACTCAGCCGTGGTTTCGGTACGAGGACCTAA
- a CDS encoding BolA family protein, with amino-acid sequence MQDIFIEMERLLRKGLSPSELRIEDFSEQHAGHSGNPTRKKRGTHIRIFITSPMFQGKSLLEQHRSVYQIMDPFLKEWGVHALELKTSIP; translated from the coding sequence ATGCAGGATATATTTATAGAAATGGAAAGGCTTCTGAGAAAAGGACTTTCTCCTTCTGAATTACGGATAGAGGATTTTTCAGAACAACACGCAGGTCATTCTGGAAATCCCACACGTAAAAAAAGAGGCACCCATATTCGGATATTTATCACGAGTCCTATGTTCCAAGGAAAATCACTTTTAGAACAACATCGTTCCGTTTATCAGATCATGGACCCATTCCTAAAAGAATGGGGTGTGCATGCCCTGGAATTAAAGACCTCCATCCCTTAG
- a CDS encoding BolA/IbaG family iron-sulfur metabolism protein: MTVQEIRERIQSGLPGSEVEIQDPYNDGVHIKAIVKFSGFAGKSIVEQHRMVYATLKDELKAEVHALGLETKIS; encoded by the coding sequence ATGACTGTCCAAGAAATTCGGGAAAGAATCCAATCAGGACTTCCGGGCTCGGAAGTAGAGATCCAAGATCCATACAACGATGGAGTACATATCAAAGCGATAGTAAAGTTTTCTGGATTTGCCGGAAAGTCTATCGTGGAACAGCATAGAATGGTGTATGCAACATTAAAAGACGAACTCAAGGCAGAAGTCCACGCTTTAGGACTGGAAACGAAGATATCATAA
- the grxD gene encoding Grx4 family monothiol glutaredoxin, translating to MDKELQGKIEGLIASKKVFLFMKGTPDAPMCGFSAGVTNVLRSLGADYNSFNVLSDQTVREGIKEFANWPTIPQLYIDGEFIGGHDIVVEMARSGELQKKIGV from the coding sequence ATGGATAAAGAATTACAGGGTAAGATCGAAGGATTGATCGCTTCTAAAAAGGTATTTCTGTTTATGAAGGGAACCCCCGATGCTCCTATGTGCGGGTTTTCCGCCGGAGTAACAAATGTTCTCAGAAGTCTTGGTGCAGATTATAATTCATTTAATGTTCTTTCCGACCAGACTGTCAGAGAAGGAATCAAAGAATTCGCAAATTGGCCAACCATTCCTCAGTTATACATTGACGGAGAATTTATCGGTGGTCATGATATAGTCGTGGAAATGGCAAGAAGCGGAGAACTTCAAAAAAAGATCGGCGTTTAA
- a CDS encoding glutathione S-transferase N-terminal domain-containing protein, translating into MMKLFQYDTCPYCAFVRGHFSEMGLKEGKDYELVEASRGTPGREEVLRLGGLSQVPFLVDGDIKMYESRDIVDYVKSKIQKLGTVT; encoded by the coding sequence ATGATGAAACTCTTCCAATACGATACCTGTCCTTATTGTGCGTTTGTTCGAGGCCATTTTTCAGAAATGGGCCTGAAAGAAGGTAAGGATTATGAATTGGTGGAGGCTAGCAGAGGAACCCCAGGCAGAGAGGAAGTCCTACGTTTAGGAGGACTATCTCAGGTTCCTTTTCTGGTAGATGGTGATATCAAGATGTACGAGTCCAGAGATATAGTGGACTATGTAAAAAGTAAGATCCAAAAATTAGGAACTGTAACCTAA
- the gshAB gene encoding bifunctional glutamate--cysteine ligase GshA/glutathione synthetase GshB, whose amino-acid sequence MQPLKYKLEAGQKLDPNEFILKGFEDLEISTQIVIRDALNRGLEVEVLDRPSHFIRLKGQGITRLVKEASKTELDSYMTFLVMENKTITKRILEESNILVPRGTAVSDLNSGLEFLNKNSDRKMVVKPVTTNFGIGISILPPSSSNGEKKKALEIALGFSETAIVEEFAEGNEYRFLVIGDECVAVCNRIPANVTGDGKKTIRELIEEKNSDPRRGVGHVTPLEKIRLDDTELSVLNESGKTPDTIPASGEKVFIRKNSNISTGGDSVDVTDIADSSYKTLAVQAAKAVEAKICGVDIIVKNLESEGDYRILELNFNPVLYIHNYPYSGKNRRVGEKILDVLGYSS is encoded by the coding sequence CTGCAACCATTGAAATATAAACTGGAAGCCGGGCAGAAATTAGATCCAAATGAATTCATCCTAAAAGGATTCGAGGATCTGGAAATTTCTACTCAGATCGTGATCCGAGACGCACTCAATCGAGGATTGGAAGTAGAAGTTTTGGATAGGCCCAGTCATTTTATCCGGCTCAAAGGTCAAGGGATCACAAGACTTGTAAAAGAAGCTTCCAAAACGGAACTGGATTCATATATGACCTTTCTCGTGATGGAAAATAAAACTATCACTAAACGTATTTTAGAAGAATCGAATATATTGGTGCCGAGAGGAACTGCAGTCTCAGATCTAAATTCGGGATTAGAATTCTTAAATAAAAACTCAGACAGAAAAATGGTGGTCAAACCTGTTACTACCAATTTCGGGATTGGGATCAGTATTCTTCCTCCTTCTTCTTCTAATGGAGAAAAAAAGAAGGCTCTGGAAATTGCACTTGGATTTTCAGAAACTGCAATCGTAGAAGAATTCGCGGAAGGAAATGAATATAGATTTTTAGTGATAGGGGACGAATGTGTCGCGGTATGCAATCGTATTCCTGCGAATGTTACTGGTGATGGTAAAAAGACCATCCGTGAGTTAATAGAAGAAAAAAACTCTGATCCAAGAAGAGGAGTTGGGCATGTGACTCCTCTGGAGAAGATCCGTTTGGATGATACAGAATTGAGTGTTCTTAATGAATCTGGAAAAACTCCTGATACAATCCCTGCCTCAGGAGAAAAGGTTTTCATCCGTAAAAACTCAAATATAAGCACAGGCGGAGATTCAGTAGATGTAACTGATATTGCAGATTCTTCTTATAAAACACTGGCAGTGCAAGCTGCAAAAGCAGTAGAAGCAAAGATTTGCGGTGTAGATATTATAGTAAAAAATCTGGAATCAGAAGGAGATTATAGGATCTTAGAATTAAACTTCAATCCAGTATTATATATTCATAATTATCCTTATTCAGGAAAAAATAGAAGGGTGGGAGAAAAAATTTTAGATGTATTAGGTTACAGTTCCTAA
- the gshA gene encoding glutamate--cysteine ligase gives MNRSAKTPVFPNLRHAVKAKHGLEKESMRIFFDGKIATTPHPESLGSSLTNHFIKTDFSEPQLEFATNPRPRIEAIVRELQDLHIFTSRHLKEEWIWPFSMPPILPKEDKDIPLGQYGHSFSGEWKTVYRNGLGLRYGRRMQTISGVHYNFSFSNLFLKQILGKEIHSFTKEEISELYLSVTRNFMRRVPEILYLTGATPVFDETFLPVQSDFPFVKHKNHTYYAPYATSLRMSEIGYTSKVQDELPINYNSLKEYIDGMCYAVSTPYPKYQPYGGIPNQLNDHYLQIENEFYSPIRPKQIPKNDERPLDALQSRGIQYIEIRCLDLQPESPTGIHKPSLGYIQMVLLDGLLKESKSIDQKEKLRIRENTKRIIWEGRKPGLTVLDDDGEEKDFLTRGKEFTQSLLPIAEELDRHTGKRFYQEILNIMNKRWEDPKCTPSGKVMDRILNEGWEFRDLGIHLAKENYRNQSQMELTPGKFAMFAKEVQKSLAEKVKIEESEKVKKNPTARICNH, from the coding sequence ATGAATCGATCCGCCAAAACTCCGGTATTTCCAAATCTGCGTCATGCTGTTAAGGCTAAACATGGTTTGGAAAAGGAAAGTATGCGCATATTTTTCGATGGAAAAATTGCTACTACTCCTCATCCGGAATCCTTAGGTTCCAGTCTTACTAACCATTTTATTAAGACAGATTTTTCGGAACCACAGCTTGAGTTTGCTACGAATCCTCGCCCGCGAATTGAGGCTATCGTAAGAGAATTACAAGATCTGCATATATTCACCTCCAGGCATCTAAAAGAGGAATGGATCTGGCCTTTTAGTATGCCTCCAATTCTTCCGAAAGAAGATAAAGACATTCCTCTGGGACAATATGGTCATTCTTTTTCTGGAGAATGGAAGACAGTCTATCGAAATGGGTTAGGTCTTCGTTATGGAAGGAGAATGCAAACGATCTCAGGTGTGCATTATAATTTCTCATTTTCCAATCTATTCTTAAAACAAATTTTAGGAAAAGAGATTCATTCCTTCACTAAAGAAGAAATTTCTGAATTATATCTTTCGGTTACACGAAACTTTATGAGAAGGGTGCCTGAAATTTTATACTTAACCGGTGCCACTCCGGTTTTTGATGAAACTTTTTTGCCTGTGCAGAGCGATTTTCCTTTTGTTAAGCATAAAAATCATACTTACTATGCTCCTTACGCTACTTCTTTAAGAATGAGCGAGATTGGATACACGAGCAAAGTTCAAGATGAACTTCCTATCAATTATAATTCCTTAAAGGAATATATAGATGGAATGTGTTATGCAGTGAGCACTCCTTATCCGAAATATCAACCTTACGGTGGAATTCCGAACCAGCTAAACGATCATTATCTGCAAATTGAAAACGAATTTTATTCTCCAATCCGACCTAAACAAATTCCTAAAAATGATGAAAGACCATTAGATGCGCTTCAAAGTCGGGGAATCCAATACATTGAGATCCGTTGTTTGGATCTACAACCTGAATCCCCAACTGGAATCCATAAACCGAGTTTAGGCTATATACAAATGGTTCTTCTTGATGGATTATTGAAGGAAAGCAAATCCATTGATCAAAAGGAAAAACTTAGGATCAGAGAAAATACGAAAAGGATTATCTGGGAAGGAAGAAAGCCAGGCTTAACAGTCTTGGACGATGATGGGGAAGAGAAAGATTTCCTTACTAGAGGAAAAGAATTTACTCAAAGCCTGTTGCCGATCGCGGAAGAATTGGATCGTCATACCGGAAAAAGATTCTACCAAGAAATATTAAATATTATGAATAAACGCTGGGAAGACCCAAAATGTACACCTTCCGGAAAAGTAATGGATCGGATTTTAAATGAGGGTTGGGAATTCAGAGATTTGGGTATCCATTTAGCTAAAGAAAACTACAGAAACCAATCCCAAATGGAGCTAACACCTGGTAAATTCGCTATGTTTGCCAAGGAAGTCCAGAAATCTCTGGCTGAAAAAGTCAAAATAGAAGAATCCGAAAAAGTAAAAAAGAACCCGACTGCAAGGATCTGCAACCATTGA
- the ggt gene encoding gamma-glutamyltransferase has protein sequence MSFRTVRPNPKYFFLFSILLLLAFVSCKKNVLFVEGREVSTQNLVAPKFGIDPNTLFAESKKIMISTDSIDASKVGLEIYKKGGNTIDVAVASSFAVSVTRPSSTGIGGGGFLVYHHAKSGKSYAFDFRERAPLLASRNMYKGRPKEESLLGYKSVGVPGMVAGLVQIHKKFGKLPLKDVLAPAIRLAEEGFVVYPDLSEAIQESEQDMSPGMKKIFIPGGKIPESGEVFVQKDLAKTLRIISETGDKDFYTGAIAKALAEEVSTNGGPIHFNDLKSYKVKEEKPLEITYRNYNIRTMFPPSSGVHLFTMLKMLETKELHSMYDFSQSDYYHFLAEVMRRGYSDRAVLGGDPGYTKIPVETLISSDYAKEKISDFNPGKATPSSTYLSRLNLKAESPQTTHISVVDAEGNAVSTTHSINYRFGAAVVLEGYGFVLNDTMDDFSRSPGEPNVYGLIGAEANSIQPGKTPLSSMSPTIVLKNGETFLVTGAPGGSYIVNAVLQSILFTLDLNLTLYESVARGRIHHQFFPDALSVEGPATDTATFNQLKAKKHEVRLGNNMAKLFCVKRENGTLYGAADPRGDGIPLGE, from the coding sequence ATGTCTTTTAGAACGGTTAGACCTAATCCCAAATATTTCTTCTTATTTTCTATTTTGCTTCTTCTTGCGTTTGTATCCTGCAAGAAGAACGTTTTATTTGTTGAAGGAAGGGAAGTTTCTACACAGAACCTTGTCGCTCCTAAATTCGGAATCGATCCAAACACTCTATTTGCTGAATCTAAAAAGATTATGATCTCTACGGATTCTATTGATGCTTCTAAGGTCGGATTGGAGATTTATAAGAAGGGTGGTAACACTATTGATGTGGCCGTTGCTTCTTCCTTTGCAGTTTCTGTTACCCGCCCTTCTTCCACAGGCATCGGAGGAGGGGGATTTTTAGTTTATCACCATGCAAAATCAGGAAAGTCATATGCTTTCGATTTCAGGGAAAGAGCTCCTTTATTAGCAAGCCGTAATATGTATAAAGGACGCCCAAAGGAAGAATCCCTGCTCGGATATAAATCTGTGGGAGTTCCCGGAATGGTGGCGGGTCTAGTTCAGATCCATAAGAAGTTCGGTAAACTTCCTCTAAAAGATGTTTTAGCTCCTGCAATCCGATTAGCAGAGGAAGGATTTGTAGTATATCCAGATCTTTCAGAGGCAATCCAAGAATCAGAACAAGATATGAGCCCAGGTATGAAAAAAATATTTATACCAGGTGGAAAGATTCCTGAGTCGGGTGAAGTATTTGTTCAAAAGGATTTAGCAAAAACTCTTAGGATCATTTCTGAAACGGGAGATAAGGATTTTTATACTGGTGCAATCGCAAAGGCTCTCGCAGAGGAAGTTTCTACAAACGGTGGGCCAATTCATTTCAATGATCTAAAAAGTTATAAGGTAAAAGAAGAAAAACCTTTAGAAATTACTTATAGAAATTATAATATTAGAACTATGTTTCCTCCTTCTTCGGGAGTTCATCTTTTTACAATGTTAAAGATGCTGGAAACAAAAGAGCTTCATTCAATGTATGATTTTTCCCAAAGCGATTATTATCATTTCTTGGCAGAAGTTATGAGAAGAGGATATTCTGATCGAGCGGTCTTGGGTGGAGATCCTGGATACACCAAGATCCCAGTGGAAACTTTGATCTCATCTGACTATGCCAAAGAAAAAATTTCAGACTTTAATCCTGGAAAAGCGACTCCAAGTTCTACTTACTTAAGCAGATTAAACTTAAAGGCAGAATCTCCCCAGACCACTCATATTTCTGTAGTGGATGCAGAAGGAAATGCAGTTTCCACTACACATTCCATCAATTATAGATTTGGTGCAGCTGTTGTTTTAGAAGGTTATGGCTTTGTTCTGAATGATACAATGGATGATTTTAGTCGTTCTCCGGGTGAGCCTAATGTGTATGGTTTGATCGGCGCAGAGGCAAATTCTATCCAACCTGGAAAAACGCCTTTAAGTTCCATGTCTCCCACAATTGTTTTGAAAAACGGCGAGACATTTTTAGTAACAGGTGCGCCTGGAGGTTCTTATATAGTCAATGCGGTATTACAATCCATATTGTTTACACTGGATTTAAATTTGACCTTATATGAGTCAGTCGCTAGAGGAAGAATACATCATCAATTCTTTCCTGACGCACTTTCCGTCGAAGGCCCCGCGACTGATACTGCAACTTTTAATCAGCTTAAGGCAAAAAAACACGAGGTAAGACTCGGTAATAATATGGCGAAACTATTCTGCGTAAAAAGAGAGAATGGTACATTATATGGTGCTGCGGATCCTAGGGGAGACGGAATTCCTCTGGGGGAATAA